A single window of Leuconostoc kimchii IMSNU 11154 DNA harbors:
- a CDS encoding VIT1/CCC1 transporter family protein — translation MEYKKLTLSEKLNIIRAGVLGANDGIIGGAGVILGITGATTNNTVVFVAGIAEMLAVAFSMASGEFVSVSSQKDTEKAVVAKAETLLATQPTIVHDEIAIYYEQRGADPKLATRVADDLMTNDALKHYVQIKYGIVVGKYLSPGHALVSSFIASISGGIWPLLSVILLPDNLKVIGTILATLWALFLTGWLSAWAGRAPIIPAILRNIFTGVLTMAFTYWLGTLFK, via the coding sequence ATGGAATACAAAAAATTGACTTTATCAGAAAAATTAAATATTATTCGTGCTGGAGTGTTAGGTGCCAATGACGGAATTATTGGTGGCGCTGGTGTCATCCTCGGTATTACTGGTGCGACTACCAATAATACAGTCGTCTTTGTAGCTGGTATTGCTGAAATGCTCGCTGTTGCTTTTTCTATGGCGTCAGGGGAGTTTGTTTCGGTTTCGTCACAAAAAGATACAGAAAAAGCAGTGGTTGCAAAAGCTGAGACCCTTTTGGCCACCCAACCTACAATTGTGCATGATGAAATTGCTATATATTATGAACAACGGGGTGCTGATCCTAAATTAGCCACACGTGTGGCGGATGACCTGATGACAAATGATGCTTTGAAACACTATGTACAAATTAAGTACGGTATTGTAGTTGGAAAGTATTTAAGCCCTGGACATGCCTTAGTATCATCATTTATTGCCTCAATATCTGGTGGTATCTGGCCATTACTATCCGTGATATTACTACCCGACAATCTGAAAGTTATAGGAACAATTTTGGCAACGCTTTGGGCACTTTTTTTAACTGGTTGGCTAAGCGCTTGGGCGGGACGAGCACCAATAATTCCAGCTATTTTGCGCAACATATTCACAGGAGTGCTCACAATGGCCTTCACTTATTGGCTTGGAACCCTATTTAAGTAG
- a CDS encoding fluoride efflux transporter FluC encodes MKYLKDSTLLTSCLVVFFGGSLGSLFRLLITEIPHIGSSPWVIVVINVLGSFFLAYIGAVIPDSYDYSLILKNFIGTGIMGGFTTFSTFILQINQLGRENFLISIIYTLISFILAYIAVVFGKNVGKNRRLNQ; translated from the coding sequence ATGAAATATTTAAAAGATAGTACCCTGCTGACTAGTTGTCTTGTAGTATTTTTTGGTGGGTCATTAGGTAGCTTGTTCAGGCTACTAATTACCGAAATTCCACATATTGGGAGTAGTCCTTGGGTTATAGTAGTCATCAATGTTTTAGGATCATTCTTCCTTGCTTATATCGGAGCAGTCATTCCTGACAGCTATGACTATTCTTTAATTTTAAAAAATTTTATAGGGACGGGTATCATGGGTGGCTTTACAACATTCAGCACATTTATACTTCAAATTAATCAATTAGGTAGAGAAAATTTTTTAATTAGTATTATTTATACATTAATTAGTTTTATACTGGCTTACATTGCAGTTGTTTTTGGGAAAAATGTAGGAAAAAATCGGAGATTAAATCAGTGA
- a CDS encoding BRCT domain-containing protein, whose protein sequence is MKDLSQQPIIFTGKLNSLTRLQAQQLAAMLGAFPQTNMNQKIKYVIAGQIEQSMFEILTTKKIKYAETHSVEILNESEFLKWCIWRLQQKNSF, encoded by the coding sequence ATGAAAGATTTATCGCAACAACCGATTATCTTTACTGGTAAACTTAACAGTTTGACACGACTACAAGCCCAACAATTGGCAGCGATGTTAGGGGCGTTTCCTCAAACTAACATGAATCAAAAAATAAAGTATGTGATTGCTGGTCAAATAGAGCAGTCCATGTTCGAAATATTAACCACCAAAAAAATTAAGTATGCTGAGACGCACAGCGTTGAAATTTTGAATGAAAGCGAATTTTTAAAGTGGTGTATTTGGCGCTTACAACAGAAAAATTCTTTTTAG
- a CDS encoding FluC/FEX family fluoride channel: protein MNFFNFYLYFCLAAGLGAVIRYLVISFMPRITNFFTGVFYVNIIGAFLMGVLSVNMNSNVWHIIIGTGFIGGLTTFSTMMTQGEQFNSFKRSMVYFALTLVLGIFLFIVAIHIHV from the coding sequence GTGAATTTTTTTAACTTTTATTTGTATTTCTGTTTAGCTGCTGGGCTAGGTGCTGTTATTCGATATCTAGTTATAAGTTTTATGCCAAGGATTACAAATTTTTTCACAGGTGTTTTTTATGTTAATATTATTGGTGCTTTTTTGATGGGTGTATTATCAGTTAATATGAACAGCAACGTCTGGCATATTATTATTGGAACGGGTTTTATTGGCGGCCTGACGACATTCAGCACCATGATGACACAGGGAGAGCAGTTTAATAGTTTTAAACGGAGTATGGTATATTTTGCATTGACATTAGTCTTAGGAATTTTTTTATTTATTGTAGCTATACACATACACGTTTAA
- a CDS encoding cupin domain-containing protein, producing the protein MTNNEMKLKDYGPHPFAVDLNQAAIKNVNYRTTLWTGDHFQVTLMAIPPNGGDIGMEIHHGNDQFIYLVEGVGHVQMGKDREKLTIDKDITPGEAIIIPDNTWHNVINVGDQVMKCYSIYSPVKHEHGVTESTKEEAIIQEGELEGSEE; encoded by the coding sequence ATGACTAACAATGAGATGAAGTTGAAAGATTACGGACCACATCCATTTGCTGTTGACCTTAATCAGGCGGCTATAAAAAATGTTAATTATCGCACAACCTTGTGGACAGGAGATCATTTTCAAGTTACTTTAATGGCAATTCCACCTAATGGTGGTGATATTGGAATGGAAATTCATCATGGTAATGACCAGTTTATTTATTTAGTTGAAGGTGTCGGACATGTTCAGATGGGAAAAGATAGAGAGAAATTGACTATTGATAAGGATATTACTCCTGGTGAGGCCATTATTATTCCTGATAATACTTGGCACAATGTTATCAATGTTGGTGATCAGGTTATGAAGTGCTACTCTATCTATTCACCAGTTAAGCATGAACACGGTGTTACAGAATCGACCAAGGAAGAAGCTATCATTCAAGAAGGGGAGCTTGAAGGCTCTGAAGAGTAA
- a CDS encoding recombinase family protein — protein MTVYGYARVSTAGQSLYEQKETLKNAGAEMIFSEKYSGTTTSRPQFKKLVNLIEPNDTLIVTKLDRFARNTREALNLIDDLLKQKIVIKVLNLGTIDNTPMGRMIVRTLLSVAEMERDMIIERTQAGKIFARQHNPNYKEGRPKRKKDSRNTAIFEYSQTHTIKSTAEAFNISVRTVQYIKKLFIQD, from the coding sequence ATGACAGTTTATGGTTATGCACGGGTTTCAACAGCTGGACAATCTTTATATGAACAAAAAGAGACTTTGAAAAATGCCGGGGCTGAAATGATTTTCAGTGAAAAATATTCAGGTACAACTACATCACGACCACAGTTTAAAAAACTTGTCAATCTAATTGAACCTAATGACACATTGATCGTCACCAAGTTAGATCGCTTTGCTCGAAATACACGTGAAGCATTAAATTTAATTGATGATCTCCTGAAACAAAAAATTGTGATTAAAGTTCTAAACTTAGGAACAATTGACAATACCCCAATGGGTCGCATGATTGTAAGAACATTACTTTCGGTTGCGGAAATGGAACGCGACATGATTATCGAACGTACGCAGGCTGGTAAGATATTTGCAAGGCAACACAATCCCAACTATAAAGAAGGTAGACCCAAAAGAAAAAAAGATAGCCGAAACACAGCTATCTTTGAGTATTCTCAAACGCACACAATAAAATCTACAGCAGAAGCTTTCAATATTTCTGTTAGAACAGTACAATATATTAAAAAATTGTTTATTCAAGATTAA
- a CDS encoding cation:proton antiporter: MEYLLIMFLVIVTIFLGKVGTWFGFSEVVGQLFSGIILGSSIFNIVQSSNLIHLIAEIGIFLLMLNSGLESDLKEMKRYIKASSLIAVMGVLLPLITFPIAFLLLGYNIQTSIFAGVVFSATSISITLAVLSEQKKLATAIGAIILSAAVIDDIIALFAVTLFSVLVGGGALGINSILPLLAFALGILLRKYNFSDKIGVISTKMGNSFFYPVFFGSIGLEIVIQGLGDKITAIIIFSILAIVTKFVGSLWGAKISGLDTRVSSAIGAGMISRGEMALVIIQIGISSHIIDDYTSAEFIVAVIVSTIVAPIIMKPLFKKI, encoded by the coding sequence ATGGAATATCTATTAATCATGTTCTTAGTCATAGTTACTATTTTTCTGGGAAAGGTAGGCACCTGGTTTGGTTTTTCTGAAGTTGTTGGGCAACTATTTTCAGGTATCATTTTAGGATCCAGCATATTTAATATAGTACAGTCAAGTAATTTAATCCACTTGATAGCTGAGATAGGTATTTTTTTACTGATGTTAAATTCGGGACTAGAGTCGGATTTAAAGGAAATGAAAAGATACATTAAAGCATCGTCACTCATTGCAGTTATGGGGGTACTACTACCCTTAATTACTTTTCCGATTGCATTTTTATTGCTTGGATATAATATACAGACTTCCATATTTGCCGGTGTTGTGTTCTCTGCAACTTCAATATCTATAACGTTAGCTGTACTATCGGAACAAAAAAAATTAGCCACTGCAATAGGAGCAATCATACTTTCGGCGGCTGTAATAGATGACATAATTGCTTTGTTTGCGGTGACTTTATTTTCTGTTTTAGTAGGTGGAGGTGCACTGGGGATAAACAGTATTTTACCATTACTCGCTTTTGCGTTAGGTATACTACTCAGGAAGTATAATTTTTCTGATAAAATTGGTGTTATCAGTACGAAAATGGGTAATTCTTTCTTTTACCCTGTATTTTTCGGGTCCATCGGTCTTGAAATCGTAATCCAGGGACTGGGAGATAAGATAACAGCTATTATAATTTTTAGTATTTTAGCTATTGTCACAAAATTTGTTGGCTCGTTATGGGGAGCAAAAATTTCTGGTCTAGATACCAGAGTTTCAAGTGCAATTGGGGCAGGCATGATTTCTAGAGGTGAGATGGCCCTTGTGATTATTCAAATAGGTATATCATCACATATTATTGATGATTATACTTCAGCGGAGTTTATTGTTGCTGTCATCGTTTCAACAATAGTAGCTCCGATAATCATGAAACCACTGTTCAAAAAGATTTGA
- a CDS encoding ClC family H(+)/Cl(-) exchange transporter, which yields MFKKRIRLNTSKLSVVLYGTLIGFLTGIVVSVFRWTIEKLLQFVQTLYLDISHGNIALIFLVITANLICFLIVSWMLNKEPNISGSGIPQVEGLLLGELKINWWSTLWRKFISGILAIGSGLMLGREGPSIQLGASIGQGVASYKRLSHNQSKGLIASGAAAGLSAAFNAPLAGVMFVLEEVYHSISPFVWVGALTGASVSDFVSTVLFGQTPVLSIGHLSVFPVQLYGLLLVFGIILGLFGFLYQKFLLFSLNCYSKIRVPKYLYGIVPFILVIPIGILWPNLLGGGNNLILSLKEAPMTMKMIIVILLVRFVFSMISYGSGLPGGIFLPILTLGALSGALMAHIFVYLHLMSANYALNFIVIGMAGYFACIGKAPFTAIILIFEMVGSVTHILPLALVSLVAYLVVDLLNGAPIYESLLERLLKRKPAHLAMSSMITMEVTVLAGGMLEDQQIRDLQLESNSLITLVRRSENVLIPKGDLVLRAGDIIYIRMNQKDAKITRNQLSLNN from the coding sequence ATGTTTAAAAAAAGAATTAGACTCAATACATCAAAGCTGTCAGTAGTATTATATGGCACACTTATAGGTTTTTTAACAGGAATAGTTGTTAGTGTCTTCCGCTGGACAATTGAAAAATTGCTTCAATTTGTGCAAACGCTGTATCTCGATATTTCACATGGCAATATAGCGTTAATATTTTTAGTGATAACTGCTAATTTAATTTGTTTTTTAATTGTTTCATGGATGTTAAACAAAGAACCTAATATATCCGGTTCCGGCATTCCACAGGTTGAAGGTCTATTATTGGGTGAACTAAAAATAAACTGGTGGTCGACATTGTGGCGGAAATTTATATCAGGAATTTTGGCTATTGGTAGTGGTTTAATGCTGGGGCGGGAAGGTCCTTCAATTCAACTGGGTGCATCAATTGGTCAGGGTGTGGCATCATATAAACGTCTTAGTCATAATCAATCGAAAGGGCTTATAGCCAGTGGTGCCGCTGCAGGTTTATCAGCTGCATTTAATGCACCTTTAGCCGGCGTTATGTTTGTATTGGAGGAAGTCTATCACAGTATTTCTCCCTTTGTCTGGGTTGGTGCATTGACAGGCGCAAGCGTTTCGGATTTTGTCTCTACGGTTTTGTTTGGCCAAACACCAGTTTTATCTATTGGACACTTAAGCGTTTTCCCGGTACAGTTATATGGTTTATTGTTGGTATTTGGTATTATATTAGGCTTATTTGGCTTTTTATATCAAAAATTTTTACTATTCAGCTTAAATTGTTACAGTAAAATTAGGGTTCCTAAATATTTATACGGTATCGTGCCGTTTATCTTGGTGATACCGATTGGAATTTTATGGCCAAATCTTTTAGGTGGGGGAAATAATTTAATTTTATCACTGAAAGAAGCACCTATGACAATGAAAATGATCATCGTAATTTTGTTAGTTCGATTTGTTTTCTCAATGATTAGTTACGGTTCCGGTCTGCCAGGGGGAATATTTTTACCTATTTTGACTCTAGGTGCACTAAGTGGCGCATTGATGGCTCATATATTTGTCTATTTACATCTCATGAGTGCAAATTATGCTTTAAACTTTATTGTGATCGGTATGGCAGGTTATTTCGCATGTATTGGTAAAGCACCATTTACTGCAATTATTCTTATCTTTGAGATGGTTGGGAGTGTGACCCACATTTTACCTTTAGCACTTGTAAGTTTAGTAGCCTACTTAGTAGTTGATCTATTAAATGGTGCACCAATATATGAATCTTTATTAGAACGTTTGTTGAAAAGAAAACCAGCGCATCTAGCGATGTCCTCCATGATAACTATGGAAGTCACTGTTCTTGCTGGTGGTATGCTAGAAGATCAACAAATAAGAGACTTACAACTGGAATCAAATAGTTTGATTACACTGGTCAGAAGATCTGAAAATGTACTGATTCCCAAAGGAGACTTAGTATTACGTGCTGGTGATATTATTTATATTAGAATGAACCAAAAAGATGCAAAAATTACTAGAAATCAACTATCACTTAACAACTAA
- a CDS encoding ParA family protein, with protein MELKTNRKQAITLTVGNFKGGVGKTTNSILIAYTLAQKGIKTLVIDLDPQANATKTLTLTKLNQDEDGILTFEKTLMRGIADNKIDDLPIKIIDNLFLMPSNIDFEEFAKFLYQNTDNQTDEDFYFSKLLDPIKESFDIIIIDVPPMSKEITRNAVTSSDYVLISLQTQEHSLTGAENYIEELNKLNEKYDLNLTVVGLLPVLLKNTGTVDEYIIENAKEIFGESNIFSTIVPQMERIKRFDINGITNHDRHDLKVLQKYNEVTDELITRLNFYEKEVN; from the coding sequence ATGGAATTAAAAACAAATAGAAAACAAGCAATCACGCTAACAGTTGGAAACTTCAAAGGTGGTGTAGGAAAAACTACTAATAGTATTCTAATAGCATATACATTAGCGCAAAAAGGAATTAAGACCTTAGTTATTGATCTTGATCCCCAAGCAAACGCCACAAAAACACTAACTTTAACAAAGTTAAACCAAGATGAAGACGGAATACTCACGTTTGAAAAAACACTTATGCGTGGTATTGCTGACAATAAAATTGATGATCTACCAATAAAAATTATTGATAATTTATTTTTAATGCCTTCAAATATTGATTTCGAAGAATTTGCCAAGTTTTTATACCAAAACACAGACAATCAAACAGACGAAGATTTTTATTTTTCAAAACTATTAGATCCAATAAAAGAAAGCTTTGATATTATTATTATTGATGTTCCACCAATGTCTAAAGAAATTACACGTAATGCTGTTACTAGTTCTGACTATGTTTTAATTTCACTACAAACACAAGAACATTCACTAACTGGTGCTGAAAATTATATCGAAGAGTTAAATAAACTAAATGAAAAATATGATCTAAATCTAACAGTTGTAGGTTTACTGCCAGTTCTTTTAAAAAATACTGGAACAGTTGATGAATATATTATTGAAAATGCCAAAGAAATTTTCGGTGAAAGCAATATTTTCTCAACAATTGTGCCACAAATGGAACGTATTAAACGCTTTGATATAAATGGAATTACAAATCATGATAGACATGACTTAAAAGTTCTACAAAAGTATAACGAAGTCACAGATGAGCTAATTACTAGACTAAATTTTTATGAAAAAGAGGTAAACTAA
- a CDS encoding transposase, which produces MDYLYSVRYSQDVKGFLVKLHQEGRSLKSLAEGFGPSNDPMDIWVKQATPILIKGQSKTLKYVKQLEKRLTILEEENEILSRIA; this is translated from the coding sequence ATGGACTATCTTTATTCAGTCCGTTATTCACAAGATGTCAAAGGTTTCTTGGTTAAACTTCACCAAGAAGGCCGTTCACTTAAATCACTAGCAGAAGGATTCGGACCGTCGAACGATCCTATGGATATTTGGGTTAAACAAGCTACTCCAATCTTGATCAAGGGTCAGTCAAAGACTTTAAAATACGTCAAGCAACTAGAGAAGCGCCTCACTATTTTGGAGGAAGAAAACGAAATTTTATCACGCATAGCCTGA
- a CDS encoding DDE-type integrase/transposase/recombinase, with protein sequence MSGVWQTDITYIQLTNHRWAYLATVLDPEKRKVLGYKIGNTRTAELATSALQMALDNHQKPLIVHSDMGLQYTSAEFNTKGQNYGLKHSYSLKGHPYDNDFMEAFHSILKREEVYLKAYQTLTEVQAAIGWTINFYNRNRISNVA encoded by the coding sequence TTGAGCGGTGTTTGGCAAACAGATATCACTTATATTCAGTTGACTAATCACAGATGGGCCTATTTAGCAACCGTTTTGGATCCTGAGAAGAGAAAAGTATTAGGCTATAAAATTGGCAATACAAGGACAGCCGAACTAGCTACAAGTGCCTTACAGATGGCGTTAGATAATCATCAAAAGCCACTAATAGTTCATTCGGATATGGGGTTACAATACACGAGTGCTGAATTTAATACCAAGGGTCAAAATTATGGCTTGAAACATTCATATTCACTCAAAGGACATCCATACGATAATGACTTTATGGAAGCGTTTCATTCAATATTGAAGCGTGAAGAAGTTTATTTGAAGGCATACCAAACATTAACTGAGGTCCAAGCAGCCATTGGTTGGACTATCAATTTTTATAATCGAAATCGTATCTCAAATGTCGCCTAA
- a CDS encoding VIT1/CCC1 transporter family protein, which yields MDIQISKKINILRAIVMGANDGIISIAGVVFGVYGASMNTWTIFLAGLTATIAGTFSMATGEYVSVNSQLDSERSAKDEQRSALVNNFSQEAQFLIQHYQTDGISEENARLLAQQSMQKDALGETLHARYGINEDDFISPAEAAIASMMAFPLGAILPMVGMIFVPMTYRVVITLIFVIFALVLTGYFSAVYGNTPKKTMILRNVLMGLLTMSVTYLIGLLMAA from the coding sequence ATGGATATACAAATTAGTAAAAAAATAAATATTCTACGTGCCATTGTGATGGGAGCGAACGACGGTATTATTTCAATTGCTGGCGTTGTTTTTGGTGTTTATGGGGCCTCAATGAATACTTGGACAATTTTTCTGGCTGGCCTGACAGCAACAATCGCCGGTACTTTTTCAATGGCCACAGGTGAGTATGTATCCGTAAATTCACAATTAGATTCAGAGCGTTCAGCTAAAGACGAACAAAGAAGTGCGCTAGTTAATAATTTTTCACAAGAAGCTCAATTTCTGATACAACACTATCAAACAGATGGCATCAGTGAGGAAAATGCACGGTTACTTGCGCAACAAAGCATGCAAAAAGATGCATTAGGAGAAACCTTACACGCACGCTATGGCATAAATGAGGATGATTTTATCTCGCCAGCTGAAGCTGCTATTGCTTCAATGATGGCTTTCCCCCTTGGTGCCATCTTGCCAATGGTCGGTATGATCTTTGTCCCGATGACATACCGTGTCGTCATAACTCTTATTTTTGTAATTTTCGCCTTGGTTTTAACCGGCTATTTCTCAGCCGTGTATGGAAATACACCAAAAAAAACAATGATTTTACGAAACGTACTGATGGGGCTATTAACAATGTCCGTGACATACTTAATTGGCTTATTAATGGCTGCGTAA
- a CDS encoding transposase, whose translation MGLPLVNQFLAQGYALVRILSPLKIRPSTYYNWRHWQFSRQEKFRECLKPYILDVWKTFKFYGYRRIAAYSQLTNDCPKISEYMTLKLMRELRIRSSMQNVIANTKPL comes from the coding sequence GTGGGATTGCCGCTAGTTAACCAATTTTTAGCACAAGGCTACGCGCTTGTGCGTATTTTAAGTCCACTTAAAATCAGACCTAGTACCTATTACAACTGGCGCCATTGGCAGTTCAGTCGACAAGAAAAGTTTAGAGAATGCCTAAAACCTTATATTTTAGACGTTTGGAAAACCTTTAAATTTTATGGTTATCGTCGTATTGCTGCTTATAGTCAACTAACCAATGACTGCCCGAAAATATCTGAGTATATGACACTCAAATTGATGCGTGAATTAAGGATTAGATCAAGCATGCAAAACGTTATCGCAAACACAAAACCGTTGTGA